A stretch of the Caldisericota bacterium genome encodes the following:
- a CDS encoding polyphosphate polymerase domain-containing protein, whose amino-acid sequence MIADILNPTSFRYERKFLSSELNRYEIESIVKLHPAIFSEIYHQRFVNNIYFDTINWSSYFDNVIGISQRLKVRIRWYGNLFGFIKKPVLELKIKKGFLGGKLKYPLDSFYLGSDYSLKAQQGIFAKSGVPDILSEHLKSLKFTLLNRYSRKYFESADRKFRITIDFDMEFYKIDSTNNSFIERIVDHNNIVLELKYSDKDDDDAGYITNHFPFRMTKSSKYVSGIERLYSSSM is encoded by the coding sequence ATGATAGCAGATATTCTAAATCCAACAAGTTTCAGATACGAAAGAAAGTTTCTAAGTTCTGAACTGAATAGATATGAAATTGAATCGATTGTCAAACTTCATCCTGCAATCTTTTCGGAAATATATCATCAGCGATTTGTGAACAATATCTACTTTGACACAATCAACTGGTCAAGTTATTTTGACAACGTTATTGGCATAAGTCAACGGTTGAAAGTCCGTATTCGTTGGTATGGGAACTTATTCGGATTCATCAAAAAGCCCGTTTTGGAATTAAAGATCAAGAAAGGTTTTTTGGGCGGTAAACTGAAATATCCGTTAGATTCGTTTTACCTTGGCAGCGACTACTCGTTGAAAGCACAACAAGGCATATTCGCAAAATCAGGTGTCCCCGATATATTATCAGAACATCTTAAATCGTTGAAATTCACTCTTCTCAATCGTTACAGCAGAAAGTATTTCGAATCAGCAGACCGTAAATTCAGAATCACCATCGACTTTGATATGGAATTTTACAAAATAGACTCCACAAATAATTCTTTCATTGAAAGAATCGTTGATCACAACAACATAGTTTTAGAATTAAAATATTCTGACAAAGACGATGATGACGCGGGATATATTACCAATCACTTCCCATTCAGAATGACAAAAAGTTCTAAATACGTATCTGGAATCGAAAGACTTTATTCATCCAGTATGTAA